From Phragmites australis chromosome 5, lpPhrAust1.1, whole genome shotgun sequence, a single genomic window includes:
- the LOC133918816 gene encoding uncharacterized protein LOC133918816 has product MQIERPRRPTSPPPPAAAAVAAAAAMSSVLGDDDLLREILLRVGLPTSLLRGALVCRRWLRHASDPAFLRRFRDRNPSRILGAYLDTGVGPTPRPLFVPIRPLPELAAAARRAGSFFDAFKGSSASVLDSRGGRLLVTAFDDRYDSTHLVCSPLSPSGHTVVVPPPPPPPPIQLTSDEECIIYHYGEILPDDGNGRSYFCVVMGYSEQQTTVHLYELQDTNWVVRASAAGQLPVSPPKSRVMFVDNARFYMLSTINKILVCDFPSSSISAMELPNGVVNKHSGCIMLSRGDGSRIYLMYTKESQLHIFLRGTHSDKANWLLVDTICLLQICANLGLDAWPIVDGHTDGLKIHAVGDNARFVFLEMFGAVVFLDITSKHAEKVYEMTPEDKGLISICPLMTIWPPVFPVLKEGYDQKE; this is encoded by the coding sequence ATGCAAATCGAGAGGCCGCGGCGTCCCACATCCCCACCGccgccggctgctgctgctgtggcaGCGGCGGCTGCCATGTCCTCAGTGCTCGGCGATGACGACCTCCTGCGCGAGATCCTCCTCCGCGTCGGCCTCCCCACCAGCCTCCTCCGCGGCGCCCTCGTCTGCAGGCGCTGGCTCCGCCACGCCTCCGACCCGGCCTTCCTCCGCCGCTTCCGCGACAGAAACCCATCCCGCATCCTCGGCGCCTACCTCGACACCGGGGTCGGCCCCACCCCACGCCCGCTGTTCGTCCCGATCCGCCCGCTCccggagctcgccgccgccgcccgccgcgccggCTCCTTCTTCGACGCCTTCAAGGGCTCCTCCGCGTCCGTCCTCGACAGCCGCGGGGGCCGCCTCCTCGTCACGGCGTTTGACGACCGCTACGACTCCACGCACTTGGTGTGCAGCCCGCTGTCCCCCTCGGGTCATACGGTCGTCGTGCCGCcgcccccaccgccgccgccgatccAGCTCACTAGCGACGAGGAGTGCATCATCTACCACTACGGCGAGATCCTCCCAGATGACGGCAACGGCCGGTCCTACTTCTGCGTGGTGATGGGGTACAGCGAGCAGCAGACCACCGTGCACCTGTATGAGTTGCAGGACACGAACTGGGTCGTCAGGGCCTCTGCGGCGGGGCAACTCCCTGTATCGCCGCCGAAATCTAGGGTTATGTTCGTCGACAACGCCAGGTTCTATATGTTGTCCACTATCAACAAAATCCTTGTATGCGATTTCCCTTCCTCTAGTATCTCAGCCATGGAACTGCCAAATGGGGTGGTGAACAAGCACAGCGGATGCATCATGCTGTCGCGGGGAGATGGTTCTAGAATTTATCTGATGTACACAAAAGAATCTCAGCTTCACATCTTCCTCCGCGGTACACACAGCGATAAGGCGAACTGGTTACTGGTGGATACTATTTGTTTGCTTCAGATTTGCGCTAATCTGGGGCTTGATGCTTGGCCAATTGTTGATGGACACACTGATGGTCTTAAGATACACGCTGTTGGGGACAATGCCAGGTTTGTGTTCTTGGAGATGTTTGGCGCCGTTGTTTTCTTGGATATTACTAGCAAGCATGCCGAGAAGGTGTATGAGATGACACCAGAGGATAAGGGGTTGATTAGTATCTGTCCCTTGATGACAATATGGCCTCCTGTCTTCCCCGTGCTGAAGGAAGGATATGACCAAAAGGAGTGA